The Cucurbita pepo subsp. pepo cultivar mu-cu-16 chromosome LG05, ASM280686v2, whole genome shotgun sequence nucleotide sequence ATATGCTAATTatggtttaatatatattaaaacttattttaataattttttattttcaatgttATATTTGTAACCTAGTATTTAATTCAGTAagttgaattaatttaaatattttaggtgAATTTGATCGTGATCCCACGTAATTAGTGTCCATGTAATAACTTGACCACGTGGAGGAAGTGGGGTCCGACTCACTCAGACCGACGTGGAGCTCACTTGTTGTCTCATAACTGGCCAACATGGCATGCTCTTTACTTGCCACGTCTGCACAATTTCCAACGTCCACATACTTCTTATCCTCTCCTCTCGGTATCTGTTAAACTTGTGTAGCCTCGCGATCCGGACCGTTCATAATTCCACCTACTCCAAACGTAAATACACGTGATGTGAGGTGgataattgaaaatgataatattttaaataataaaaaaataagggtCATACCACAATGCTGCAATATTGGAAGACATTACATCTGTATTTTCCACaaaattttgttggatttttataattttgtggaagtcgaaaataaaataattatgaattactTCTCGTAATTTATTCTATGATAATATGCAAGTTCGACCACACATGAGCCAACTACCACCTTGGGTCTTTGACCATGCCCAAGACATGCAACCAAGCTCGATTCACTATGTCCCAACCATGGTTAGGTTGAATGTACTATATAGTACCACACTCAAGATGTTCGACTAGACTTAGGCTCTTGAACTATGATAATTTAGAGCCAAGACATTTATAGGTTTCAGTTGACAGAAGTCAATGCTTTGACAGACCTTCGTgtgtttgaagaaaatatataaaatttgtaatttaatgttaaaaatttattaaatataaaaaagaaaatagttcaataaacctaaaatattcattttcttaaaataaataaataataaggttattttaaaaagttattaatataNaaaaaaaaaaaaaaaaaaaaaaaaaaaaaaaaaaaaaaaaaaaaaaaaaaaaaaaaaaaaaaaaaaaaaaatatatatatatatatatatatataataaggttattttaaaaagttgggGGAATGAAGTACATTGATTTGGGCACATAACCGTCAAAACCTCGGCTCGTCCTTTTCCGTTCTCTTTCTCAGtacagaagagagagaaaaaaagagaggagagagagtgagCGTTCCATGGAGATTGAAGGCAGCGCAGTTGGTGCGATGAGCTTTCACATTCATTTCACACGACAAAGCCAAAGGCCCAACCACAGCACTGGTTAGTTTCTACATTCTCTTTCCATTAGAGCTTATCGCGTCTAAGCAACTTTGAGCTTCCATGAAAGACAATCGACATTTGGAGCGGCCATTGGGAAAAACCTAGTGCGGTTGGGAAACAGACGAAATAAGAACTTTTCTGATAGCAATTTGGATAGAGAGTTCAAGGATGTGAAATGTTTTCTTGATTCTGGAATTTAGTTCCACCGACGTTTAATGATGATCGGTTTTatgttctgtttttgttttacagCGTTTCAGAGCATTTGGAGACGTAATTAGCTGCTAAACGACATCGACTTCTCATTGATTCCGTTGGATTTATCTTTTCAACTAATGATTAATTGAATCAGCTGAACGGACTGGTATTtggttttgttgttttcttatcTGCTATTAGTTACTTGATCCATCTATAAAAGAGGATGAATCGATGGGTACCTGATTTCGAGACTGACGAAGATTTCTCGCTTCATACTTCTTCCGTGCAATTGCACTCCAAGACATCTTCCATGTGagtgtttgttttttcattcTGTATTGTTTCTCGATTCGAGATTACTTTTATGGATACAAGTCTGGATTTGTTTGATTGAGAAAACAGGTCAGACGGCGAGGTTATGGAACTGCTGTGGAAGAACGGACAGGCGGTAGTGCATAGTCAGAATCAGAAATCCAGGACGAAATCACCCCCGTCAACAACGGCCGAGCAAATCACGAACAGAGATATTCGACCTTTGAATCAAGAGGAAGAGCCGCAGCTCTTTATGCAGGAGGACGAAATGATTTCGTGGCTTCATTATCCTCTTGTTGATGACTCTACCTTGGAGAATAGTTTATGCAATGAACTCCTCTATCCTTCGCAACCTCAGAGCATTGAGCAAAACGCTGGCGATTCTTCGCAAGTTTGTACTAGTCATGGCATGGAGTTCCGGCCGTTGACGTCGATGACAACAACGATATCAAGGATGACTGCTCGGCCGCCAATACCACCGACGAGAAGAACAGAACCGGAAACGAAGATGAATAGCTTCGGGATCTTCTCAAGGTACACAGGGAGGCTCGAATCTGGTCCGTCTAACTCAAAGAGCGAGGTAAGGGAATCTCCAGTCGTCGGTTCGACTTCGGGCGACACAACGTGGTTGACGCCCGAAGCAACGGCTTCGGATTTACAGAGGACGGCTGTAGCCGACGCATCAAGCGGTGATTTAGCCTGCAGGGTTATGAGCGGTGGTGGATTAACCGCGACATCCAGTGGCAACAATGGAGGGCTGATGAATATGACAGGGGCTGAGACAGAGCCCGCAATTCAAAGGACGACGAGTTTTGAGGATCGAAAGcggaaaggaaaagaaacggACGATTCCGATTACATATGCCATAGCACGGTGAGTCTTGCTCCGAACTCGGTTATTCTGGcgttatttaatttcttgttttattttatgccCCTTTGATTCATTTCTCATGattgataaaatttataattaggTCTATGATTTTGACCTTacactttatgaaattaaccAGACCACATTAAATAGATAcacatgcattttttttactaaattgaGCTGTGAGGACGGCATTCCTGACGTATGAGCATGCGGCCATTAGAATCTACAATCTCCCCcaattttttagtatttttgcccccttttttttttcagacgCGCCAAGCAATtagtatttataaaaataaaactaaaacattgaaaatttgagatgAACAAGGACTCTAAAACTCAGTGTTCTAAGCTGAAAGGGACTATTGAAGTGAATAGAGCAGGCTCTCCGCTAAGATGATTTCAACGTCTAAGGTTTGCTGATACATTTGATTAAAGTATGGTAAGAATATTTCTGACAAATCCTATGCAACCATTATCCTTAATTTTCAGGAATTTGTGATAAATACCTTAAGAATCGAGTGGAAAGGTTACTGGATGTGCTACGTCGGTGTCCATTgctttgtattttgttttcaggTTCTATAGTGGTTAGGAACTATTGTGCTTTGAGTGGATTCTTACGTGCTTCTGCATATGTAAATTCTGATGCTGCTGATGCCAGATGGGGCTACTGCATTGGTGCCACTTTCTAGCTTTTCAAggtctctttaaaaaaatttaactttataaacatttttcaaaGGACGTTGAATTTGAATCTACTGATGCAAAGAAGCAAGGTCGTGGATCAACCTCTACAAAAAGATATCGTGCTTCTGAGGTCCATAATCTCTCAGAGAGAGTGAGTAATTTGCTCTTCGTGTGGCTTTTTCTGTGTTGTTATACATCTTTTCGTTGAATACTCATCCCTCCAttgcagagaagaagagatcggataaatgaaaagatgaaGGCTTTGCAGGAGCTAATACCTCGGTGTAATAAGGTGCATATATAATTTGCGAGATAATTCCTCCTCTGAAATAAAGTTCATAGATCAAACtatttcttcccatttttgtttgttcactGAAATTTGATCGATGTTTACTCACATTTCAGGCGGATAAAGCTTCAATGTTGGACGAGGCAATTGAATACCTAAAGTCACTTCAGTTCCAAGTGCAGGTATCAATCAATCATGTTTACTCAATTTCATTGCGCATACATTTTCATGCTCTCAGATGGCATAGTTTCCCTTCAGCATGATTGTTTGCTCATGTTGCTCTGTTCCTGCACTTTTCACTGCACACTACCAGTgctttctcatttctttttcatatagTTGTTTGAAGATATACAAACAAGGGAGGGGGTGGCCTCCTACTAGTAGTGAGGACTTTGCCCGGGTTCTTAATTTCCAGTATCTGTTAAGAATCACGGCCCTCTACAATAGtatggtattgtccactttgagtataagctctcatggcgggcttccccaaaaggtctcatactaatggagatgtattccttacctataaactcatgattttctttaaattagccaatgtgggactccctcccaacaatcctctgTATCACCTCCCAACagtcctcaacaatcctcccaaCAACAACACCTCCAAAAGATTATTTATGGGAAACTGAGTTTTTTAATCCTCTACCCCATTCTTTTGTTCTGGAAATGAATTGGTAATGGTTGTAGTATGGCGAATGTGATTCAGTATGCATGATAAGTAATACAAATATTGACCAGTTTCTATGGAGATGGTCCATGGGATGTGGTATGGTGCCTATGATGTCTCCTGGTGTCCAACAATTTATGCCACCAATGCCAATGGGACTTGGAATGGGCATGGAAACAAGTGTGAACCTTCCCATGATGCCAGATCGTAATATGTTAGCTGGGTCGACATTTCCGAGTCCAGCTGGAGCTGCCCAAATTGGACCAACTTTCACTCATCCAGCCTTTCATATGACGCATGATCCTAATACCGACCCATCAAGAACTCAAGGAACATATCTGTCGGAACATATGCACAGCTTATCAGAAATGCAAAATATAAACCATCCAAGATTCTCAAGTTCACTTCATGGATACCAGCAGTTTCTTGGCTCCCAACAGATGCAGGTGCCTGCAGAAGCATCACAACAGCCTTCCCCACAGGTATCTAGCACCTAATTTCTCTGCTAATTTCTCTGCTAGCACCATTGTATGCATCATTATAGCTCATAGGTGCTATTTTATATCCTTAAATTCTTTCGCAGAATCAACCAGCCGCCCTACCCAGATCCCTCAATCAACATACTAGTCGGGGACTTGAAAGCATCGACAATCGCGAACCAGCGAACCCCACCATGGATCCATGTGAGCTTTTCTTGTCCTATTTAGTGCTCAGAAGGATCACAGGAGCTACATAGATAGGAACTCCATTCTTGAACCGCCcaacctttatttattttttcgacGCAAGCATCGTGGATGACTGTAAGCTGTACTCTAATCTTAACTTTGTATAATTGCAGGTTTAAACCGGAGGAAGCATGAAAGTTCTTAGCCAAGCCATACATGCCTGCAAAATTTTGTAGCGTAAGAGAGGCAGTAAATGGTTTCGGCTGAATTTTGTTAGGAGATAAGAGTTCCATAACATCATAACTCACAGGTAAACATGTAATTAAGCATTTTTCTTACCATTATCAAATAAGAACAACAGCTTCTTTTGCAGAgggaaaattttatttaatttacatatatatatatatatatatatatattttttttttttttgggttaataaaatcaaactcaaatccAATGTTTCTGTGTATGAACCGTTCATTTGACATTCTAAGTGATTTAGCTGCTTCAAGCTTAATATGTTCACAGAAGCTTAAATGCTCAGTCTTAGACCGTGCAATTCCTTGGAAACCTAACTCAGGAATATTATAATCTAATTAGAGTTTTGATTTgggttaaataatttttttttctagggtggaaatacatttatttttaggttttaatttagttttggtgtatatatttttaaatttacttcatttttgtGTTGAGACTTTATATTCAAGGTGACgtctatattttattattcgataacaattttaatacattattGACATGTActgttttttatattaaaagtttctaTATAATTGATAATTCAAGCcattaataaactttttattagaATAGTATTTCGGAGCAAGTCACAACAGCTTGtgcagaaaagaaaagatttgatGTGAAGTAAAGCGAATGTGATGGTTTTATCTAAGAAGTCCACGGGTGAATGAGCTCGAATTCCTTTGTTGTACTATCATACAAATAAAAACCCTTATCATCTGCTTTCCAAATGCACTGCAAACCGTTGCATCGTTTTTCAAGCCAAATTCCATGCTCTGGCCAAAAAACCTCGAACGAAAGCTTCCCATATTTGCTGCTAAAGTTGCACCAAAACAAGGTTGTCTGCCAAAAATTCTCTCTGAATTCCCAGCTGTATTCCTCTTTGGACTTGAGAATATGCTTtcctaaataaaaaagttatgtcAAACGTGCCCAAttcaattgaaaaaatgaaaaaaaaaattagaaaaaaataatagaactaaaaattcataaatgcATAATTCAACTagttacaaatatatatatNaaaaaaaaaaaaaaaaaaaaaaaaaaaaaaaaaaaaaaaaaaaaacgtattttctataatttgttttttatggtgggatattatatatattttttataatttatggaGTTTTGAAATTCTATACCAaactttaaactaaaaaaaattatcaattccataaattagatataaataaaataatatacttTGTCATGATGTAACCCTCTTATTTACCTAAATCGTCATCTCCCGACTTACAATGAACCTTTAGAGGTACGTCTTGGTCATTAAGAATCGACACTTTCCAATGCGATTCTGGAGGTTGTCGTGCAAAACAAGTGAAAACATTAGAAGAAGTTGATGCAAAcataatcaacaaaatcacaCCGAGCTTATTCACAGACTTCATTTTTATTGACTAAGAATTTGTCTgtgttttattttggattcttttgatccatatatatataatcattgtACGTTCTTTTACAACTTTTAGAAATAGATTTTTACTTAAAAcgctattaaaagaaaaacagaaaaaactaaatggaTATTAAAAGTGTTTGTTTGTTAGAGTTAGCTTTATTTAGCAGAGCATCACACACAACGACCAAAAATTTAGGTCACAACGAACAAAAACTTAGGTCAcgcttttttctctctaagcCAATCATAAACTTCTCCCAATCCGAGACCGTGATATTCATGTTGACGCTAGTATAGCGTatagacaaaaataatattttttaaatttatttgaagattaaattataaattaaaagttgaaatttagTATTAAAGCAAATAAAttctaagtttttaaaattattaataaattctaATATTATTCTCCAGTCAAATTTGCAATTTAATCGAATTTAAAAATCCATTGGGGTACTTCAATTTTGTCAAAACCCTCGTGGGAAGAGGAAGCCGCGCGCCAAACTCGCTTTTGCTTGGGCTGAGAACTTCACATTCTCTCCTTCCGGTGAGGCCTCTACTTTTCTTCTGCTCTTCTTATCGCCGTCTTCGTTAATCCGATTGTATGGTTAAACTTGGTGAATTCGattctctctttctatttttctgCTTTCGGAATCTGTATGTTTGagtaatttatataaatatgttttgttAGTGTGTCTATAATTGTGGAGTGAtcaagttgaagttgaagttgaagtagCAGCTCTAGCATTGGTTATTCTGGTGAAATCTTAATCCTCCGGACTGAGTTTAAACTTTATTGTTGATGATAGAAGCATCAAGTGTTAATCGCTCTCAGCTTGATAGTTCTACTCGTTtctgaaaatttaattttaaaatgcgtgtGTGTTTGTATCAACATGTTAATAATGTGGTATCAACAGAAGTAAATTTAtcaaaaacatgtttgaaaGTGGCTCGCCGTGGATATGTGGATATGTATTCTCGAAGTTTTTGTAAGGTTCTAATTTATCCTTTTTTCGTTGCAGCATTTGagattttaagaaattgaacATTCTATGGGTCCTCGGCAATGTCAGGTCTGCAATGAAGCACCATCCAAATATAAATGCCCCCTATGCCTTGTTCCTTagtaagaaaaacaaaagaatttcTTTTAGGTCATGTTCGTGTAGTTTTATTGAAAACTCTCTGACCTTCACTCATTTTTGTGGTGGTTTTCTCTGTTTCATTTTGCTTGAAGCTGCTCTCTGGTTTGTTTCAAGAA carries:
- the LOC111795051 gene encoding transcription factor PIF1-like — its product is MNRWVPDFETDEDFSLHTSSVQLHSKTSSMSDGEVMELLWKNGQAVVHSQNQKSRTKSPPSTTAEQITNRDIRPLNQEEEPQLFMQEDEMISWLHYPLVDDSTLENSLCNELLYPSQPQSIEQNAGDSSQVCTSHGMEFRPLTSMTTTISRMTARPPIPPTRRTEPETKMNSFGIFSRYTGRLESGPSNSKSEVRESPVVGSTSGDTTWLTPEATASDLQRTAVADASSGDLACRVMSGGGLTATSSGNNGGLMNMTGAETEPAIQRTTSFEDRKRKGKETDDSDYICHSTDVEFESTDAKKQGRGSTSTKRYRASEVHNLSERRRRDRINEKMKALQELIPRCNKADKASMLDEAIEYLKSLQFQVQFLWRWSMGCGMVPMMSPGVQQFMPPMPMGLGMGMETSVNLPMMPDRNMLAGSTFPSPAGAAQIGPTFTHPAFHMTHDPNTDPSRTQGTYLSEHMHSLSEMQNINHPRFSSSLHGYQQFLGSQQMQVPAEASQQPSPQNQPAALPRSLNQHTSRGLESIDNREPANPTMDPCLNRRKHESS